A section of the Kribbella sp. HUAS MG21 genome encodes:
- a CDS encoding sugar ABC transporter permease, protein MRKGPLGRILGEHPVGTAFVTPYVVFLAAVFAYPLGFAVYMSFHDYFFAAPGAIVERPFVGFDNYVTVLSDPAVRRAFGNVLVFLVINVPLTVVLSLVLANALNAAIRWRTFFRVSYYVPYVTASVAVVGVWLFLFNSNGLVNSVLGPLAPDPSWLVNSSLAMPTVAVYVTWKQLGFFILLYLAALQNVSKDLYEAAAMDGAGRWKSFLNVTVPGVRPATTLVVLVATVTGANLFTEPYLLTGGGGPDGASASPVLIMYQRGIEQGNPDIGSAIGVLLVIGVLLLALIERRFVGREEE, encoded by the coding sequence ATGAGGAAGGGCCCGCTCGGCCGGATCCTGGGGGAGCATCCGGTCGGGACGGCGTTCGTGACGCCGTACGTCGTTTTCCTGGCCGCGGTGTTCGCCTATCCGCTCGGGTTCGCGGTGTACATGTCGTTCCACGACTACTTCTTCGCGGCACCCGGGGCGATCGTCGAGCGGCCGTTCGTCGGGTTCGACAACTACGTGACGGTGTTGTCGGACCCGGCGGTCCGGCGGGCGTTCGGGAACGTCCTGGTGTTCCTGGTCATCAACGTTCCGCTGACCGTCGTACTCTCGCTCGTCCTGGCGAACGCGCTGAACGCCGCGATCCGGTGGCGCACGTTCTTCCGGGTCTCGTACTACGTCCCGTACGTGACCGCCAGCGTTGCCGTGGTCGGGGTGTGGCTCTTCCTGTTCAACTCCAACGGGCTCGTCAACTCGGTTCTGGGACCGCTCGCTCCCGATCCGTCCTGGTTGGTGAATTCGTCCCTGGCGATGCCGACGGTTGCGGTCTACGTGACCTGGAAACAGCTCGGGTTCTTCATCCTGCTGTACCTGGCGGCACTGCAGAACGTCTCCAAGGATCTGTACGAGGCTGCGGCGATGGACGGTGCGGGGCGGTGGAAATCGTTTCTCAACGTGACCGTTCCGGGCGTGCGGCCGGCCACGACGCTCGTGGTGCTTGTTGCGACGGTCACCGGGGCGAACCTGTTCACCGAGCCGTACCTGCTGACCGGTGGCGGCGGTCCGGACGGAGCCTCCGCCTCGCCGGTACTGATCATGTACCAACGCGGAATCGAGCAGGGAAATCCGGACATCGGCTCGGCGATCGGGGTCCTGCTGGTGATCGGCGTGCTGCTGCTCGCGCTGATCGAACGGCGCTTCGTCGGCCGCGAGGAGGAGTGA
- a CDS encoding extracellular solute-binding protein has protein sequence MKLQAGLLAVVLAGSLAACGSGGDGAGDADAAAQARGPITIWYSNNAEEVAWGKQMVAAWNAEHADQKITAQEIPTGKSSEEVIGAAITAGNAPCLIFNTSPASVSQFQKQGGLVPLDASYIEERSGDVAQQYKSADGKYYQLPWKSNPVMIFYNKKAFAKAGITNPSLTTYDDFLAAARKVVAAKAAKFAIYPAPSNEFFQSWFDFYPLYAAETGGKQLVADGKATFASDEGKKVAEFWRTMYAEKLASQEKYTGDAFVDGTAAMAVVGPWAIATYKGKVDWGVVPVPTSSGKPASEVHTFSDAKNVAMYSACKNRGTAADVLKFATSKDQDGKFLAATGQMPLRKDVASTYADYFAKNPDYKTFADQASRTVEVPNVPNSITIWQTFRDAYSKSVIFGQEDVGAALDGAAQKIDQLAKQS, from the coding sequence ATGAAGTTGCAAGCCGGACTGCTGGCCGTCGTTCTGGCCGGCTCGCTCGCCGCGTGCGGGAGCGGCGGTGACGGCGCTGGTGACGCCGACGCCGCCGCGCAGGCCCGCGGACCGATCACGATCTGGTACTCGAACAACGCCGAGGAAGTGGCCTGGGGCAAGCAGATGGTCGCGGCCTGGAACGCCGAGCACGCCGACCAGAAGATCACCGCGCAGGAGATCCCGACCGGGAAGTCGTCGGAGGAGGTCATCGGCGCGGCGATCACCGCCGGGAACGCGCCCTGCCTGATCTTCAACACCTCGCCGGCATCGGTCTCGCAGTTCCAGAAGCAGGGCGGGCTGGTGCCGCTGGACGCCTCGTACATCGAGGAACGCTCCGGCGACGTGGCACAGCAGTACAAGTCGGCCGACGGCAAGTACTACCAGTTGCCGTGGAAATCGAACCCGGTGATGATCTTCTACAACAAGAAAGCGTTTGCGAAGGCCGGCATCACGAACCCGTCGCTGACGACGTACGACGATTTCCTCGCCGCGGCGCGGAAGGTGGTGGCGGCGAAGGCCGCGAAGTTCGCGATCTACCCGGCGCCGAGCAACGAGTTCTTCCAGTCCTGGTTCGACTTCTACCCGCTGTACGCGGCCGAGACCGGCGGCAAGCAGCTGGTGGCCGACGGCAAGGCGACGTTCGCGTCCGACGAGGGGAAGAAGGTCGCGGAGTTCTGGCGGACCATGTACGCCGAGAAGCTCGCGTCGCAGGAGAAGTACACCGGTGACGCGTTCGTCGACGGCACCGCGGCGATGGCGGTCGTCGGCCCGTGGGCGATCGCGACGTACAAGGGCAAGGTCGACTGGGGCGTCGTGCCGGTGCCGACCTCGTCGGGCAAGCCGGCGTCGGAGGTTCACACGTTTTCCGACGCGAAGAACGTCGCGATGTACTCCGCCTGCAAGAACCGCGGCACGGCCGCGGACGTGCTGAAGTTCGCGACCAGCAAGGACCAGGACGGCAAGTTCCTGGCCGCTACCGGGCAGATGCCGCTGCGCAAGGACGTCGCGTCGACGTACGCCGACTATTTCGCGAAGAACCCGGACTACAAGACGTTCGCCGACCAGGCGTCGCGGACCGTCGAGGTGCCGAACGTGCCGAACTCGATCACGATCTGGCAGACCTTCCGCGACGCGTACTCGAAGTCGGTGATCTTCGGCCAGGAGGACGTGGGCGCGGCGCTGGACGGCGCCGCCCAGAAGATCGACCAACTCGCCAAGCAGTCATGA
- a CDS encoding LacI family DNA-binding transcriptional regulator translates to MTKRPTIADVARRAGVSKGSVSFALNGRPGLAQSTVDKILAAADELGWRPSNRARSLSVSKAFALGLVITRDPAVLSSDPFFPAFIAGVESVLSTQGQALVLQVVADGESEEDGYRRLVQDTRVDGVLLSDLRHDDPRIDLLVELGLPAVTLNRPDGESPFPAVTLDDRPGTRAVVEHLVELGHTRIAHVAGPPAFVHATARAKAFAEALAAAGLEPVAVETGDFTAAGGIEATRRLLALPAPPTAIVYANDRMAIAGLGAAQSAGLTVPDDLSIAGFDDSELAEYVHPGLTTVRADPFRFGEAAARALNRVVDGETDVPDVELPPAELVVRRSTAAPPDGVAAESTPTPLEES, encoded by the coding sequence GTGACGAAACGGCCGACGATCGCGGATGTGGCGCGCCGGGCCGGCGTGTCCAAGGGCTCGGTGTCGTTCGCGCTCAACGGGCGGCCCGGGCTGGCGCAGTCGACCGTCGACAAGATCCTGGCCGCCGCCGACGAGCTCGGCTGGCGGCCGAGCAACCGGGCGCGTTCGCTGTCGGTCTCGAAGGCGTTCGCGCTCGGCCTGGTGATCACCCGGGATCCGGCGGTGCTGTCGTCCGACCCGTTCTTCCCGGCGTTCATCGCGGGTGTCGAGAGCGTGCTGTCGACCCAGGGGCAGGCCCTGGTCCTGCAGGTCGTCGCGGACGGCGAGTCGGAGGAGGACGGGTACCGGCGGCTCGTGCAGGACACGCGGGTCGACGGGGTGCTGCTCTCCGACCTTCGCCACGATGATCCCCGGATCGACCTGCTGGTCGAGCTCGGTCTGCCGGCCGTCACGCTGAACCGGCCGGACGGCGAGTCGCCGTTCCCCGCGGTCACCCTCGACGACCGGCCGGGGACCCGGGCCGTCGTCGAGCACCTGGTCGAGCTGGGCCACACCCGGATCGCACACGTCGCGGGCCCGCCGGCCTTCGTGCACGCGACCGCTCGCGCCAAGGCGTTCGCCGAAGCGCTGGCGGCGGCCGGTCTGGAGCCGGTCGCGGTCGAGACCGGCGACTTCACCGCGGCCGGCGGGATCGAGGCCACCCGGCGGCTGCTCGCGCTGCCGGCGCCGCCGACCGCGATCGTCTACGCGAACGACCGGATGGCGATCGCGGGGCTGGGCGCGGCCCAGTCCGCCGGCCTCACCGTGCCGGACGACCTGAGCATCGCCGGCTTCGACGACAGCGAGCTCGCCGAGTACGTGCACCCCGGACTGACCACGGTCCGCGCCGACCCGTTCCGCTTCGGCGAGGCGGCGGCGCGGGCGCTGAACCGGGTCGTCGACGGCGAGACCGACGTACCGGATGTCGAGCTGCCGCCCGCGGAGCTCGTGGTACGGCGGTCCACCGCCGCGCCCCCAGACGGCGTGGCCGCCGAGTCCACGCCGACGCCTTTGGAGGAGTCATGA
- a CDS encoding endo alpha-1,4 polygalactosaminidase, giving the protein MSRLTRRLLAAAAATALAVAASTLTRTAADAAVTLPPAHAGFDYQIGGAYTPPAGVQVVTRDRTAAPAAGLYNICYVNAFQVQPGEQDQWEPDLLLRDANGELVIDEDWGEPLLDLRTADKRTRIAAKVNGWIDGCAAKGYQAVEPDNYDSYTRSRDLLTAAQAKAFLTLLATHAHGKNLAIAQKNTVELAGDRHAVGLDFAVAEDCGQYRECADYVDAFGNNVIVIEYTDKGRRTACSQYAGTLSIVQRDVDVSTPGDPGYVRKTC; this is encoded by the coding sequence GTGTCCAGACTCACCCGCCGCCTGCTCGCAGCAGCCGCGGCCACCGCCCTCGCAGTCGCCGCCTCCACCCTCACCCGAACCGCCGCCGACGCCGCGGTCACGCTCCCGCCGGCGCACGCGGGCTTCGACTACCAGATCGGCGGCGCGTACACCCCGCCCGCCGGCGTCCAGGTGGTCACCCGGGACCGGACCGCCGCACCGGCCGCCGGGCTCTACAACATCTGCTACGTCAACGCCTTCCAGGTCCAGCCCGGCGAACAGGACCAGTGGGAACCCGACCTGCTGCTCCGCGACGCGAACGGCGAACTCGTGATCGACGAGGACTGGGGCGAGCCGCTGCTCGACCTCCGCACCGCGGACAAACGGACCCGCATAGCCGCGAAGGTCAACGGCTGGATCGACGGCTGCGCCGCCAAGGGATATCAGGCCGTCGAGCCGGACAACTACGACAGCTACACCCGTTCGCGCGATCTCCTCACCGCCGCCCAGGCCAAGGCTTTCCTGACCTTGCTGGCCACGCATGCCCACGGCAAGAACCTGGCGATCGCCCAGAAGAACACCGTCGAGCTGGCCGGTGACCGGCACGCCGTCGGCCTGGACTTCGCGGTCGCCGAGGACTGCGGCCAGTACCGCGAGTGCGCGGACTACGTCGATGCTTTCGGCAACAACGTGATCGTGATCGAGTACACCGACAAGGGCCGCCGGACAGCGTGTTCGCAGTACGCCGGAACGCTCTCGATCGTGCAGCGTGACGTGGACGTCTCGACTCCGGGCGATCCCGGGTACGTCCGCAAGACCTGCTGA
- a CDS encoding ABC transporter substrate-binding protein, which yields MPLHAPNLSRRDLLRAAAALTAAGALGACGKNKDEGVGADGVVTLDLWHGQVDLGKAAIDALISAFNQSHPKIKVVGGGGGVTADSMLQKVTAGLAAGSYPDIAYIFGSDLASLTKSPKVADLTGKLKLDDYWPAAKDAVSVKGKVRAAPALLDSLCVVYNKKLFAAAGVPAPKAGWTWDDFVAASKQLTNPAKGIFGTGWPGVGDEDTVWRLWPMIWDLGGDVVSGDGKKVGFDTVGTQALETLDRLRTDKSLYVDPKPGSEQLYQVFLGGRMGMVATGPWQLPELNDNGIQYGVVPLPSYSGKPVTISGPDTWTIFDNGSAKVQAATEFVKWLAEPAQDIQWDVKGGSLPITKATAELPQWKQHSAETNGLDVFVTALDTAKVRPTISAYPKISQHVGAAISAVLLGKQSPADALKQAVDQCNQVLAVPN from the coding sequence ATGCCTCTGCATGCTCCGAACCTGTCCCGCCGCGACCTCCTGCGGGCCGCGGCCGCCCTGACCGCCGCCGGCGCCCTGGGTGCTTGCGGCAAGAACAAAGACGAGGGGGTCGGCGCCGACGGTGTCGTGACGCTCGACCTCTGGCACGGTCAGGTGGATCTCGGCAAGGCCGCGATCGACGCGCTGATCAGCGCGTTCAACCAGTCGCACCCGAAGATCAAGGTGGTCGGCGGCGGGGGCGGGGTCACCGCGGACAGCATGCTGCAGAAGGTCACCGCGGGTCTGGCGGCGGGGTCCTACCCGGACATCGCGTACATCTTCGGGTCGGACCTCGCCAGCCTGACCAAGAGCCCCAAGGTCGCCGACCTGACCGGCAAGCTGAAGCTCGACGACTACTGGCCGGCCGCGAAGGATGCGGTCAGCGTGAAGGGCAAGGTCCGCGCCGCACCGGCGCTGCTCGACTCGTTGTGCGTGGTCTACAACAAGAAGCTGTTCGCCGCGGCCGGTGTGCCGGCTCCGAAGGCGGGCTGGACGTGGGACGACTTCGTCGCCGCGTCGAAGCAGCTGACCAACCCGGCGAAGGGCATCTTCGGCACCGGCTGGCCGGGCGTCGGCGACGAGGACACCGTCTGGCGGCTCTGGCCGATGATCTGGGACCTCGGCGGCGACGTGGTCAGCGGCGACGGCAAGAAGGTCGGCTTCGACACGGTCGGCACGCAGGCCCTCGAGACCCTGGACCGGTTGCGCACCGACAAGTCCTTGTACGTCGACCCGAAGCCGGGCAGCGAGCAGCTGTACCAGGTGTTCCTCGGCGGCCGGATGGGAATGGTTGCCACCGGCCCCTGGCAACTCCCGGAACTCAACGACAACGGCATCCAGTACGGCGTTGTCCCGCTGCCGTCGTACTCCGGGAAACCGGTGACGATCTCCGGGCCGGACACCTGGACGATCTTCGACAACGGCTCGGCCAAGGTGCAGGCAGCCACCGAGTTCGTGAAATGGCTGGCGGAGCCGGCGCAGGACATCCAGTGGGACGTGAAGGGCGGCAGCCTGCCGATCACGAAGGCGACCGCGGAACTGCCGCAGTGGAAGCAGCATTCCGCCGAGACCAACGGGCTCGACGTGTTCGTCACCGCGCTCGACACCGCGAAGGTGCGGCCGACGATCTCGGCGTACCCGAAGATCTCGCAGCACGTCGGTGCGGCGATTTCCGCCGTACTGCTGGGGAAGCAGAGTCCTGCTGATGCCTTGAAACAGGCCGTTGACCAGTGCAACCAGGTACTGGCGGTGCCGAACTGA
- a CDS encoding sugar ABC transporter permease: protein MASVVGTFTVDPRSRAAARRRARSEGATGWVFVSPSVLLILGLSVVPVLWSLLLSFQVNDLVSPSEWVGLANYQALLKDPAFGSAVTHTLVYTALYVPLSVVAGLGIAIALDRKIALIGLYRTLVFVPFVVSAAAQGVLFSFVLDPEFGAANSVLHKLGLPAQGFFSDPGQALYLLVAISLWSGTGFCVIVYLAGLQGVSSELVEAARIDGAGRWGVLRHVTLPALAPVTVFLLLFQTINALQVFDLVFVTTKGGPLGSTTVIVYFIWEKAFKTFTAGYSAAAAYTLAVALLVIGVALQVYRRTVNR, encoded by the coding sequence ATGGCGAGCGTGGTCGGCACGTTCACCGTCGACCCGCGGAGCCGGGCGGCGGCACGGCGACGGGCGCGCAGTGAAGGCGCGACCGGATGGGTCTTCGTCAGCCCGTCGGTGCTGCTGATCCTCGGGCTGAGCGTCGTACCGGTGCTGTGGTCGCTGCTGTTGTCGTTCCAGGTCAACGATCTGGTGTCGCCGAGCGAGTGGGTCGGCCTGGCGAACTACCAGGCGCTGCTCAAGGATCCGGCGTTCGGGTCGGCGGTCACGCACACACTTGTCTACACCGCGCTCTACGTGCCGTTGAGTGTGGTCGCCGGGCTCGGGATCGCGATCGCGCTGGACCGGAAGATCGCGTTGATCGGGTTGTACCGGACCTTGGTGTTCGTACCGTTCGTGGTGTCGGCGGCGGCGCAGGGCGTGCTGTTCTCGTTCGTGCTGGACCCGGAGTTCGGCGCGGCCAACTCGGTGCTGCACAAGCTCGGGTTGCCGGCGCAGGGGTTCTTCAGTGATCCGGGCCAGGCGCTCTACCTGCTGGTCGCGATCTCGTTGTGGAGCGGAACCGGGTTCTGCGTGATCGTCTACCTGGCCGGCCTGCAAGGGGTTTCGAGCGAACTGGTCGAGGCGGCCCGGATCGACGGCGCCGGCCGGTGGGGCGTACTGCGGCACGTCACGCTGCCGGCACTGGCGCCGGTCACCGTTTTCCTGCTGCTGTTCCAGACCATCAACGCGTTGCAGGTGTTCGACCTGGTGTTCGTCACGACGAAGGGCGGACCGCTCGGGTCGACGACCGTGATCGTGTACTTCATCTGGGAGAAGGCGTTCAAGACGTTCACGGCCGGCTACAGCGCGGCGGCCGCGTACACCTTGGCGGTCGCGCTGCTGGTGATCGGTGTCGCGCTGCAGGTCTACCGGCGGACGGTGAACCGATGA
- a CDS encoding carbohydrate ABC transporter permease codes for MKRLPFSGWHFVLAPLTLLFALPLVWLLISSVMSNAEINRFPPALWPDGIKLDGYRYVLGNALFPQWFRNSLIVSAAAVTANLVLGSLGGYAFARIRFAGSKLVLGLMLATMVIPFQLTMIPTFLVMKQLGLIDTLGALIVPALVTPLSVFLFRQFFVSLPRELEEAAWIDGCGRLRILVSIVLPLARPALSTVAVLTFLATWNDLTWPLIAINSDSTYTLQLGLTTFQGQHHTQWSAVMAGNVITVLPVLLGFLLAQKAFIRSLASTGLKG; via the coding sequence ATGAAGCGACTGCCCTTCAGTGGCTGGCATTTCGTGCTGGCGCCGCTGACCCTGCTGTTCGCGCTGCCGCTGGTCTGGCTGCTGATCAGTTCTGTGATGAGCAACGCGGAAATCAACCGTTTTCCGCCCGCGCTCTGGCCGGACGGGATCAAGCTCGACGGGTACCGGTACGTGCTCGGAAACGCACTGTTCCCGCAGTGGTTCCGGAATTCCCTGATCGTTTCCGCGGCGGCCGTGACGGCGAACCTGGTGCTCGGCTCGCTCGGCGGGTACGCGTTCGCGCGGATCCGGTTCGCCGGGTCGAAGCTCGTGCTCGGGCTGATGCTGGCCACGATGGTGATCCCGTTCCAGCTGACGATGATCCCGACGTTCCTGGTGATGAAGCAGCTGGGACTGATCGACACCCTCGGCGCGCTGATCGTTCCGGCGCTGGTGACACCGCTTTCCGTGTTCCTGTTCCGGCAGTTCTTCGTCTCGCTGCCGCGGGAGCTCGAGGAAGCGGCCTGGATCGACGGCTGCGGCCGGCTCCGGATCCTGGTGTCGATCGTGCTGCCGCTCGCCCGGCCGGCGTTGAGCACCGTCGCCGTCCTGACCTTCCTAGCGACCTGGAACGACCTGACCTGGCCGCTGATCGCGATCAACAGCGACTCCACCTACACCCTGCAGCTCGGACTGACCACGTTCCAGGGGCAGCACCACACCCAGTGGTCCGCCGTGATGGCCGGAAACGTCATCACCGTGCTGCCCGTGCTGCTGGGTTTCCTCCTCGCCCAGAAAGCGTTCATCCGCTCGCTGGCTTCCACCGGACTCAAAGGCTGA
- a CDS encoding carbohydrate kinase family protein, whose translation MSFDLLVIGDANPDIVVGPVDQPILFGQRERLVPHGALVLGGSASIMACGAARLGLSVAFAGRVGDDAAGAFVRTSLADRGVNVDALVTDPDLPTPLTTILTSGDDRAILTAPGCLPSTAPDDVPLSLVRSVRHVHAASFYLLPELANGLAGIFKEAKAAKATTSLDPNDDPAGKWDRMVLDPVLRVTDYFLPNAAEALALTGHHSVEDAAGILARRLHRGANHGSSRGGSLVVTKNGPQGALAHNGSRVITAPALKVDTVDAIGAGDSFDAGWVAAVLNGSKPDRALAIAAACGSLSTRGAGGTAAQPTWDEAVASVTR comes from the coding sequence ATGAGCTTCGATCTTCTCGTGATCGGTGACGCGAACCCCGACATCGTCGTCGGGCCCGTCGACCAGCCGATCCTCTTCGGCCAGCGGGAACGCCTCGTCCCGCACGGCGCGCTCGTCCTCGGCGGCTCGGCCTCGATCATGGCCTGCGGCGCCGCACGGCTCGGGCTCAGCGTCGCGTTCGCCGGCCGCGTCGGCGACGACGCGGCGGGTGCCTTCGTCCGGACCTCGCTGGCCGACCGGGGTGTGAACGTCGACGCGCTGGTCACCGACCCGGATCTGCCGACACCACTGACCACGATCCTCACCTCCGGAGACGATCGCGCGATCCTGACCGCACCCGGCTGTCTGCCGAGCACAGCGCCGGACGACGTACCGCTGAGCCTGGTCCGCTCGGTGCGGCATGTGCACGCCGCCTCGTTCTACCTGCTGCCGGAGCTGGCGAACGGGCTGGCCGGGATCTTCAAGGAGGCCAAGGCGGCGAAGGCGACCACCTCGCTGGACCCGAACGACGATCCGGCCGGGAAGTGGGACCGGATGGTCCTCGACCCGGTCCTGCGGGTCACGGACTACTTCCTCCCCAACGCGGCCGAGGCCCTGGCCCTCACCGGGCACCACTCGGTCGAGGACGCCGCCGGGATCCTGGCCCGCCGCCTGCACCGCGGCGCGAACCACGGGTCGAGCCGCGGAGGCAGCCTGGTCGTCACCAAGAACGGCCCGCAGGGCGCCCTGGCCCACAACGGGTCCAGAGTGATCACCGCGCCGGCGCTGAAGGTCGACACGGTCGACGCCATCGGCGCGGGCGACAGCTTCGACGCGGGCTGGGTCGCCGCAGTACTGAACGGATCCAAACCGGACCGTGCGCTGGCGATCGCGGCGGCCTGCGGTTCGCTCTCCACCCGCGGCGCCGGCGGGACCGCGGCTCAACCGACCTGGGACGAGGCCGTCGCGAGCGTGACGCGATGA
- the melA gene encoding alpha-galactosidase, with the protein MTTITFIGAGSVVFTQGLLADLFDLDLVPLTVKLHDIDPERLATAAAAAAYLARERGVVPEISTHLDRRAALDGADFVINIVQVGMNAATRTDFEIPARYGIRQTIGDTLGVGGVFRALRTFPVLRALAKDIAEVCPDAWLLNYTNPMVMNVWYLNTLGVRNVAGLCHSVYWTMNGLSELVGVPYDDVTYLAAGVNHQSWVLRFEHGRENLYDRLDEVIAADPELRRRVRVDMYRRLGFYPTETSEHSSEYVPWYLSHASEVERLRLPIGAYLDIVAENLASYERTRDALKAGEPVEVEPTMEYAPQIIHSIVTGTPRTVYANVPNTGLIDNLQSGATVEVPCLVDATGLRPTAVGALPAQCAALNRSYLNVAELVVQAAIDEDPRAIRQAVMVDPATAAALPVERIWDLCNDLALAHRNYLDPSLRAALR; encoded by the coding sequence ATGACGACGATCACCTTCATCGGCGCCGGCAGTGTCGTCTTCACCCAAGGACTGCTGGCCGATCTGTTCGATCTCGACCTAGTCCCGCTCACCGTCAAACTGCACGATATCGACCCCGAGCGACTGGCCACGGCCGCGGCGGCCGCCGCGTACCTCGCCCGGGAGCGGGGCGTCGTACCGGAGATCTCCACTCACCTGGACCGCCGCGCCGCGCTGGACGGCGCCGACTTCGTGATCAACATCGTCCAGGTCGGGATGAACGCGGCCACCCGGACCGACTTCGAGATCCCCGCCCGCTACGGCATCCGCCAGACCATCGGCGACACCCTCGGCGTCGGCGGCGTGTTCCGCGCGCTCCGGACCTTCCCCGTCCTCCGGGCACTCGCGAAGGACATCGCCGAGGTCTGCCCCGACGCCTGGCTGCTCAACTACACCAACCCGATGGTGATGAACGTCTGGTACCTCAACACCCTCGGCGTCCGCAACGTCGCCGGCCTCTGCCACTCGGTCTACTGGACGATGAACGGCCTGTCCGAGCTGGTCGGCGTGCCGTACGACGACGTCACCTACCTGGCCGCCGGTGTGAACCACCAGTCGTGGGTACTGCGCTTCGAGCACGGCCGCGAGAACCTCTACGACCGGCTGGACGAGGTGATCGCGGCGGACCCGGAGCTCCGGCGGCGCGTCCGCGTCGACATGTACCGGCGGCTCGGGTTCTACCCGACGGAGACCAGCGAGCACTCGTCGGAGTACGTCCCGTGGTACCTCTCGCACGCCTCCGAGGTCGAACGGCTCCGGCTGCCGATCGGCGCCTACCTGGACATCGTCGCGGAGAACCTGGCCTCCTACGAGCGAACGCGAGACGCCTTGAAAGCAGGCGAACCGGTCGAGGTCGAACCGACGATGGAGTACGCACCGCAGATCATCCACAGCATCGTCACCGGCACGCCCCGCACCGTCTACGCCAACGTCCCGAACACCGGTCTGATCGACAACCTGCAGTCCGGCGCCACCGTCGAGGTCCCCTGCCTGGTGGACGCCACAGGCCTCCGCCCCACAGCGGTCGGCGCGCTGCCCGCGCAGTGCGCCGCCCTCAACCGCTCGTACCTCAACGTCGCCGAACTCGTCGTACAGGCAGCGATCGACGAGGACCCGCGCGCGATCCGCCAGGCCGTGATGGTCGACCCCGCGACCGCCGCCGCGTTACCGGTCGAGCGGATCTGGGACCTGTGCAACGACCTGGCGCTTGCTCACCGCAACTACTTGGACCCGTCGCTGAGGGCGGCGCTCAGGTAG
- a CDS encoding nitronate monooxygenase, whose product MWLTERFGLTVPLVGAPMANVSGGQLTAAISAAGGLGMLGAGSAVTADWIRTEGAIAAESGKPYGIGLMAWSVADHPEHLDAVLELKPALVSLSFGNYQPYVGALQDAGIVVATQAGTVADAREAVHAGVDVIVARGAEAGGHGRNAVATLPLLQAILDLTDVPVLAGGGISGPRGLAAVLAAGAVGGWVGTAFLTCVEAQTKEPVRQAIIEADETDTVYGTVFDAASRAGWPDEFGGRALRNTYFDAWEGREQELKSDDAGHAEYVDGVKAADPARTSIYAGQGVGALTGQPTAAEVVAGFATYRDYLSAALSDGSK is encoded by the coding sequence ATGTGGCTGACGGAGAGGTTCGGGCTGACGGTGCCCCTGGTCGGGGCGCCGATGGCGAATGTGAGCGGCGGGCAGCTCACGGCGGCGATCTCGGCCGCCGGTGGGCTCGGCATGCTCGGCGCGGGTTCGGCGGTCACGGCTGACTGGATCCGTACCGAGGGCGCCATCGCGGCGGAGAGCGGGAAGCCGTACGGGATCGGGCTGATGGCCTGGTCGGTGGCGGATCATCCGGAGCATCTCGACGCGGTGCTGGAGCTGAAGCCGGCCCTGGTGTCGCTGAGTTTCGGGAACTACCAGCCGTACGTCGGTGCGCTGCAGGACGCCGGGATCGTGGTGGCGACGCAGGCCGGGACGGTCGCCGACGCCCGGGAGGCGGTGCACGCCGGGGTGGACGTGATCGTTGCCCGCGGCGCCGAAGCGGGCGGGCACGGCCGGAACGCGGTGGCGACCTTGCCGTTGTTGCAGGCGATCCTCGACCTGACCGACGTACCGGTGCTCGCCGGGGGCGGGATCTCGGGTCCGCGCGGTCTGGCCGCGGTACTGGCCGCCGGGGCGGTCGGCGGCTGGGTCGGTACGGCGTTCCTCACCTGCGTCGAGGCGCAGACCAAGGAGCCGGTGCGGCAGGCGATCATCGAGGCGGACGAGACCGACACCGTGTACGGCACGGTCTTCGACGCCGCGTCCCGGGCGGGCTGGCCGGACGAGTTCGGCGGCCGCGCGCTGCGCAACACTTACTTCGACGCGTGGGAGGGCCGCGAGCAGGAGTTGAAGTCCGACGACGCCGGCCATGCCGAGTACGTCGACGGCGTCAAGGCCGCCGACCCGGCCCGCACGTCGATCTATGCGGGCCAGGGCGTCGGGGCGTTGACCGGGCAGCCGACCGCGGCCGAGGTCGTGGCCGGCTTCGCGACGTACCGCGACTACCTGAGCGCCGCCCTCAGCGACGGGTCCAAGTAG